A genomic window from Flavobacterium hankyongi includes:
- a CDS encoding succinate dehydrogenase/fumarate reductase iron-sulfur subunit: protein MASKKNINIKLKVWRQKKASDKGQMVDYSLNDVSTDSSFLEMMDQLNEQLVAEKKEPIAFDHDCREGICGMCSMYINGRAHGPDTGITTCQLHMRMFNDGDTIFVEPWRSKAFPVIKDLVVDRSAFDRIQQAGGFVSVNTSGNTIDANTIPVPKADADKAFEAAACIGCGACVATCKNGSAMLFVGAKVSQYALLPQGKVEATDRVLNMVRQMDEEGFGNCTNTGACEIECPKGISLENIARMNREYLKASLVK from the coding sequence ATGGCATCTAAAAAGAATATCAATATAAAATTAAAAGTTTGGCGTCAGAAAAAAGCTTCTGACAAAGGACAAATGGTAGATTACTCATTAAATGATGTATCTACAGATAGTTCATTCTTAGAAATGATGGACCAATTAAATGAACAATTGGTTGCAGAAAAGAAAGAACCTATCGCTTTTGACCACGATTGTCGTGAAGGGATTTGTGGTATGTGTTCTATGTATATTAATGGTCGTGCACACGGTCCAGATACAGGAATTACAACTTGTCAGTTACACATGCGTATGTTCAATGATGGTGATACAATCTTTGTTGAGCCATGGAGAAGTAAAGCTTTCCCTGTAATTAAAGATTTAGTTGTTGATAGAAGTGCTTTTGACAGAATTCAACAGGCAGGTGGTTTCGTATCTGTAAATACTTCGGGCAACACTATCGATGCTAACACTATTCCTGTTCCTAAAGCAGATGCTGATAAAGCATTTGAAGCTGCAGCTTGTATTGGTTGTGGTGCTTGTGTGGCAACATGTAAAAACGGTTCGGCAATGTTATTTGTTGGAGCAAAAGTTTCACAATATGCTTTGTTACCTCAAGGTAAAGTAGAAGCTACCGACCGTGTTTTAAATATGGTTCGCCAGATGGATGAAGAAGGATTTGGTAACTGTACAAATACTGGTGCATGTGAAATTGAATGTCCTAAGGGAATTTCTTTAGAAAACATTGCTCGTATGAATAGAGAATACTTAAAAGCAAGTTTAGTAAAATAA
- a CDS encoding fumarate reductase/succinate dehydrogenase flavoprotein subunit — protein MKLDSKIPEGSISEKWTNHKNHLKLVAPNNRPKIDVIVVGTGLAGASAAASLGEMGYNVKAFCFQDSPRRAHSIAAQGGVNAAKNYQNDGDSVYRLFYDTIKGGDYRAREANVHRLAEVSGNIIDQCVAQGVPFAREYGGMLDNRSFGGTQVQRTFYAAGQTGQQLLLGAYSALSRQIGLGRVKMYNRHEMLDIVKVDGKARGIIARDLVTGEIQRHSAHAVIIASGGYGNVYFLSTNAMGSNVTAGWKIHKQGALFANPCYVQIHPTCIPVHGTNQSKLTLMSESLRNSGRIWVPKKKEDAEAIRAGKLKPTQIAEEDRDYYLERRYPAFGNLVPRDVASRAAKERCDAGYGIEANDTNEGVYLDFSSEIIAKGKQAAYAKGNHNPSDAEVTALGKQWLEEKYGNLFTMYQKITDENPYETPMKIYPAVHYTMGGVWVDYNLQSTIPGCFVAGEANFSDHGANRLGASALMQGLADGYFVLPYTVSNYLADEIRTGKISTDSPEFAEAEKRVQDQINFFLNNNGNKSVDHFHKALGNIMWNKVGMGRNAQGLTEAIAEIDALRKEFYKDVFVPGSADEMNPELEKAIRVADFMELGQLMAMDALQREESCGGHFREEHQDAEGETLRDDENFSFVGAWEYQGEDINKEVLHKEELKYEFIKIAARNYK, from the coding sequence ATGAAGTTAGATTCTAAAATACCAGAAGGTTCTATTTCAGAGAAATGGACTAATCATAAAAATCATTTAAAACTTGTTGCACCAAATAACCGTCCAAAAATTGACGTAATTGTTGTTGGTACTGGATTAGCTGGAGCTTCGGCTGCTGCTTCTTTAGGAGAAATGGGCTATAATGTAAAAGCATTTTGTTTTCAAGATTCTCCACGTCGTGCGCACTCAATTGCGGCACAAGGTGGTGTAAATGCTGCAAAAAATTACCAAAATGATGGCGACTCAGTTTACCGTTTATTCTATGATACTATCAAAGGTGGTGACTACCGTGCTCGTGAAGCAAACGTTCATCGTTTAGCGGAAGTTTCAGGAAATATCATTGACCAATGTGTGGCGCAAGGGGTTCCTTTTGCACGTGAATATGGTGGAATGTTAGATAACCGTTCTTTTGGTGGAACACAAGTACAACGTACATTTTATGCTGCTGGTCAAACAGGACAACAATTATTATTAGGAGCTTATTCAGCTTTGTCTCGCCAAATTGGTTTAGGACGTGTAAAAATGTACAACCGTCACGAGATGTTAGATATCGTTAAAGTTGATGGTAAAGCTCGCGGAATTATTGCTCGTGATTTAGTTACAGGTGAAATTCAACGTCATTCAGCTCATGCTGTAATCATTGCTTCAGGTGGATACGGAAATGTTTATTTCTTATCAACAAATGCAATGGGTTCTAATGTAACAGCAGGATGGAAAATCCACAAGCAAGGAGCTCTATTCGCTAATCCTTGTTATGTACAAATTCACCCAACATGTATTCCAGTTCACGGAACAAATCAGTCAAAATTAACATTGATGTCTGAATCGTTACGTAACTCAGGACGTATTTGGGTACCAAAGAAAAAAGAAGACGCAGAAGCAATCCGTGCTGGTAAATTGAAACCAACACAAATTGCTGAAGAAGATAGAGATTATTATTTAGAGAGAAGATATCCTGCTTTTGGTAACTTAGTACCACGTGATGTTGCTTCTCGTGCAGCAAAAGAGCGTTGTGATGCAGGTTATGGTATCGAAGCAAATGATACTAATGAAGGGGTTTACCTTGATTTCTCTTCTGAAATTATTGCAAAAGGAAAGCAAGCTGCTTATGCTAAAGGAAATCATAATCCTTCAGATGCTGAAGTTACTGCTTTAGGGAAACAGTGGTTAGAAGAAAAATATGGTAACTTATTTACCATGTACCAAAAAATTACTGACGAAAATCCATACGAAACACCAATGAAAATTTACCCAGCAGTTCACTATACAATGGGTGGTGTATGGGTTGATTATAACTTGCAGTCAACAATTCCTGGATGTTTCGTTGCTGGAGAGGCTAACTTCTCTGATCACGGAGCTAACCGTTTAGGAGCTTCTGCATTAATGCAAGGTTTAGCAGATGGTTATTTCGTATTACCTTACACAGTTTCTAACTATTTAGCTGATGAAATTCGTACTGGTAAAATTTCTACAGATTCTCCAGAATTTGCTGAAGCAGAAAAAAGAGTACAAGATCAAATCAATTTCTTCCTTAATAACAATGGTAACAAGTCAGTAGATCATTTCCACAAGGCTTTAGGAAACATCATGTGGAATAAAGTAGGTATGGGAAGAAATGCTCAAGGTTTAACTGAAGCTATTGCTGAAATTGATGCTTTACGTAAAGAATTCTATAAAGATGTTTTTGTTCCTGGTTCTGCTGATGAAATGAATCCTGAACTAGAGAAAGCTATTCGTGTAGCTGACTTTATGGAGTTAGGTCAATTGATGGCAATGGATGCTTTACAACGCGAAGAATCTTGTGGAGGTCACTTCCGTGAAGAGCACCAAGATGCTGAAGGAGAAACATTACGTGATGACGAAAACTTCTCATTTGTTGGAGCTTGGGAATATCAAGGTGAAGACATCAACAAAGAAGTATTACACAAAGAAGAGTTGAAATACGAGTTTATCAAAATCGCAGCTCGTAACTACAAATAA
- the kbl gene encoding glycine C-acetyltransferase, producing the protein MYGKIKQHLQNELNAIQENGLYKKERIITSPQGAEIVVNGETVLNFCANNYLGLSSHPEVVQAAKDALDTHGFGMSSVRFICGTQDIHKKLEETIAKFYGTEDTILYAAAFDANGGVFEPLLGEEDCIISDSLNHASIIDGVRLCKAARYRYENNNMADLEEQLKKATEAGHRFKLIVTDGVFSMDGLVAPLDKICDLADKYDAMVMVDECHAAGFIGATGKGTLEAKNVMGRVDIITGTLGKALGGAMGGYTTAKKEIIEILRQRSRPYLFSNSLAPSIVGASLKVFELLEKDTTLRDKLEWNTNYFKDGMKKAGFDIIDGDSAIVPVMLYDAKLSQIMADELLKKGIYVIGFFFPVVPKDKARIRVQLSAGHSKEHLDKAIEAFIEVGKSLNIIKN; encoded by the coding sequence ATGTACGGAAAAATTAAACAACACTTACAAAATGAACTGAATGCTATTCAGGAAAATGGATTATATAAAAAAGAACGTATTATCACTTCACCTCAAGGCGCAGAGATTGTCGTTAATGGAGAAACGGTTTTAAATTTTTGTGCCAATAATTATTTAGGATTGTCATCTCACCCCGAAGTTGTTCAAGCTGCAAAGGACGCTTTGGATACTCATGGATTTGGAATGTCTTCTGTTCGTTTTATTTGCGGAACACAAGATATTCATAAAAAATTAGAAGAAACCATTGCAAAGTTCTATGGAACAGAAGATACTATTTTGTACGCCGCAGCATTTGATGCAAATGGTGGAGTATTCGAACCTTTATTAGGTGAAGAAGATTGTATTATTTCGGACAGTTTAAATCATGCTTCTATAATTGATGGAGTTCGTTTGTGTAAAGCGGCACGTTATCGTTATGAAAATAATAATATGGCTGACTTAGAGGAACAACTTAAAAAAGCTACTGAAGCAGGTCATCGTTTCAAGTTAATTGTGACAGATGGTGTTTTTTCTATGGATGGTTTAGTCGCGCCATTGGATAAAATTTGTGATTTAGCTGATAAGTACGACGCAATGGTGATGGTCGATGAATGTCACGCTGCTGGATTCATTGGAGCAACAGGAAAAGGTACGCTTGAAGCTAAAAATGTTATGGGTCGAGTAGATATTATTACAGGGACTTTAGGAAAAGCTTTGGGAGGTGCAATGGGTGGTTATACAACTGCTAAAAAAGAAATTATTGAGATTTTACGTCAAAGATCACGTCCGTATTTGTTTTCTAACTCTTTGGCACCTTCAATTGTTGGAGCGTCTTTAAAAGTTTTCGAATTGTTGGAAAAAGACACAACATTGCGAGATAAATTAGAATGGAATACTAATTATTTTAAAGATGGTATGAAAAAGGCTGGATTTGATATAATTGATGGAGATTCAGCTATAGTTCCTGTAATGTTATATGATGCAAAGCTTTCTCAAATTATGGCTGATGAGCTTCTAAAGAAAGGGATTTATGTAATTGGATTTTTCTTTCCAGTAGTTCCAAAAGACAAAGCAAGAATTAGAGTTCAGCTTTCAGCGGGACATTCAAAAGAGCATTTAGATAAAGCTATAGAGGCTTTTATAGAGGTTGGAAAGAGCCTAAATATTATAAAAAATTGA
- a CDS encoding alpha/beta fold hydrolase → MNTINYKNINVAYSTKGKGTALVLLHGFLENSTMWNFYINDFAKNHQVITIDLLGHGQTENMSYMHTMEDMADAVHAVLYELNISEAIFVGHSMGGYVSLAFAELYSDMVKGIVLLNSTSKEDSNERKLNRMRAIKAVKQNPSVFIGMSIANLFCEENREKLADEIEAVKQEALKTPLQGIISALEGMKARKDREFILHQATFPILLILGKKDPVLNYEDNISQIEGTSVELVNLPDGHMSHIENQDILEAILLDFFKKI, encoded by the coding sequence GTGAATACAATTAATTATAAAAATATCAATGTAGCTTATTCTACAAAAGGGAAAGGCACAGCTCTTGTTTTACTTCATGGTTTTTTAGAAAATTCGACAATGTGGAATTTCTACATTAATGATTTTGCTAAAAACCACCAAGTAATTACTATCGATTTACTTGGACATGGCCAGACCGAAAACATGAGTTATATGCACACCATGGAGGATATGGCTGATGCAGTTCATGCTGTCCTTTATGAATTAAATATTTCTGAAGCAATATTTGTAGGCCATTCGATGGGTGGTTATGTTTCTCTAGCTTTTGCCGAATTATATTCTGACATGGTAAAAGGAATTGTTTTACTCAATTCTACATCAAAAGAAGACAGTAACGAACGTAAATTAAACCGAATGCGTGCCATTAAAGCCGTAAAGCAAAATCCCTCTGTTTTTATAGGCATGTCGATTGCTAATTTATTTTGTGAAGAGAACCGCGAAAAGTTAGCTGATGAGATTGAAGCTGTAAAGCAAGAAGCTCTAAAAACTCCTTTACAGGGCATCATTTCTGCATTAGAAGGAATGAAGGCAAGAAAGGACAGGGAGTTTATTTTACACCAAGCTACTTTTCCTATTCTTTTAATTTTGGGCAAAAAAGATCCTGTATTAAACTATGAAGATAACATTTCTCAAATTGAAGGTACTTCTGTCGAGCTAGTTAACTTACCTGATGGCCATATGAGTCATATTGAAAATCAAGATATTTTAGAAGCTATTTTATTGGATTTCTTTAAAAAAATTTAA
- a CDS encoding aminopeptidase P family protein, translating into MKYHQIDRNLFIKNRAKFTAQMKSNSVAVFNSNDIYPVSADSTLPFAQHRDIFYLSGVDQEESILLLFPDAPYEHLKEILFLRETNEHIAVWEGEKLTKERAFEVSGIKTVIWLQDFHKTLKEIMAYADTMYINTNEHYRATIETETREARFVKWWKENYPAHKVEKSNPILQRLRSIKESEELDLIQNACNITEKGIRRLLSFVKPNVMEYEIEAELAHEFLRNRSKGFAYTPIIASGKNANVLHYIENNQQCKAGDLLLLDVGAEYANYSSDLTRTIPVSGKFTDRQRAVYNAVLNVKNEATKMLVPGTLWKQYHIEVGKVMTSELLGLGLIDKADVQNENPDWPAYKKYFMHGTSHHLGLDTHDYGLLHEPMQSNMVFTVEPGIYIPAEGFGIRLEDDVIIQEKGEPFNLMRNIPIEADEIESLMNS; encoded by the coding sequence ATGAAATACCATCAAATAGACCGCAATTTATTTATTAAAAACAGAGCAAAATTTACAGCACAAATGAAATCCAACAGTGTAGCTGTATTTAACTCAAACGATATTTACCCCGTTTCTGCTGATAGTACTTTACCCTTTGCACAGCACCGCGACATATTTTATTTAAGTGGCGTTGACCAAGAAGAAAGTATTTTATTATTATTCCCTGATGCTCCTTATGAACACTTAAAAGAAATTTTATTTTTAAGAGAAACTAATGAACATATTGCTGTTTGGGAAGGCGAAAAGCTAACAAAAGAACGTGCATTTGAAGTTTCAGGAATTAAAACTGTAATCTGGCTACAAGATTTCCACAAAACATTAAAGGAAATTATGGCTTACGCTGATACAATGTACATTAATACTAATGAACATTATCGTGCCACAATTGAAACTGAAACGCGTGAAGCAAGATTTGTAAAGTGGTGGAAAGAAAATTATCCTGCTCACAAAGTAGAAAAATCGAATCCAATTTTACAACGCTTACGTTCAATTAAAGAAAGCGAAGAACTTGACTTGATTCAAAATGCTTGCAATATCACCGAAAAAGGAATCCGCCGACTTTTATCTTTCGTTAAACCCAATGTAATGGAGTACGAAATTGAGGCAGAACTTGCTCACGAATTTTTACGCAACCGTTCAAAAGGATTTGCTTACACTCCTATCATCGCTTCAGGAAAGAATGCTAACGTATTACATTACATAGAAAACAACCAACAATGTAAAGCAGGTGATTTATTGTTACTTGATGTTGGTGCCGAATATGCAAATTATTCAAGTGACTTAACCAGAACCATTCCAGTTTCAGGAAAATTTACAGATAGACAACGTGCTGTTTACAACGCCGTTTTAAATGTTAAAAATGAAGCAACTAAAATGTTAGTTCCTGGAACACTTTGGAAACAATATCATATTGAAGTAGGTAAAGTTATGACCTCTGAATTGTTAGGACTAGGATTAATTGACAAAGCCGATGTGCAAAACGAAAATCCAGATTGGCCAGCTTACAAAAAATATTTCATGCATGGCACTTCTCACCACTTAGGTTTAGACACACATGATTACGGATTATTACACGAACCAATGCAATCTAATATGGTATTCACGGTTGAACCAGGAATTTACATTCCAGCAGAAGGATTCGGAATTCGTTTAGAGGATGATGTGATAATTCAGGAAAAAGGAGAGCCGTTCAACTTAATGCGTAATATTCCTATTGAAGCTGATGAAATTGAGAGTTTGATGAATTCATAA
- a CDS encoding PD-(D/E)XK nuclease family protein — protein sequence MKNIEVFSSMMKENKVVFAGFNALNQAEEKIIQHLISQNKAEILWDIDEVFLRDTHHDAGLFARRFKDQWNYYNTNQFQWIVNEFSKEKNIEIIGTSKSIGQAKIVSQIIEEKSADLSIDNLSKVALVLGDENLLIPVLHSLPSTVGSLNITMGYSSKNNPVQILVAKLFKMHSHALKRNSESYLFYYKDVLELLSNPIIETYVNASDLINLIKKNNYTFITHNRVTSLKEDRNIFFNIIFKKWDEKPLEILQNIKELLLLIKDELNHEKEEDKLVKTFLYSIFKTINQLMSYCSKNSYVNSVEILQSLYKQVVDLSEVSFEGEPLLGLQVMGVLESRVLDFETVIITSMNEGKFPSGKSNNSFIPYDIKREIGLPTFKEKDAIYSYHFYHLLLRAKNIYLLYNTENEGLDGGEKSRFITQLEVEKRNSHTISHRIIQPFIPNIAYQSMEIGKTELVLQRLKQIATEKGFSPSALTTYIRNPIQFYFQRVLSIREVEEVEENIALNTLGTIIHGALEELYKPYLNQFLSVNIIDQMIASANNEIEKQFKEVYKEGEIKKGKNLLAFEVAKRNIYNFLNDEKKTIENGDAVKILGLEVSLERYLDDARLPYPVKIAGNVDRIEIRNAKLRIIDYKTGKVEARSLQLKDWTGLTTDIKNDKIIQLLCYAFMFEEKAKDLEVEVGIVSFKNMKSGFMPFGIKEGRELDSKITSDTLEDFKKELIELILEILNPEIDFKENV from the coding sequence GTGAAAAATATTGAGGTATTTTCGTCTATGATGAAAGAAAATAAAGTTGTTTTTGCTGGATTCAACGCATTAAATCAAGCTGAGGAAAAAATAATTCAACATTTGATTTCCCAAAATAAAGCAGAAATTCTTTGGGATATTGATGAGGTCTTTCTGAGGGATACACATCATGATGCTGGCCTATTCGCAAGAAGATTTAAAGACCAATGGAACTATTATAATACAAATCAGTTTCAGTGGATAGTTAATGAATTTTCTAAAGAGAAAAACATTGAGATAATTGGTACTTCAAAATCAATTGGTCAGGCAAAAATTGTATCACAAATTATAGAAGAAAAATCCGCCGATCTTTCTATAGATAATTTAAGTAAAGTAGCTTTAGTCCTTGGTGATGAAAATTTATTGATTCCAGTTCTGCATTCTTTGCCTTCAACTGTTGGGAGTTTAAATATTACTATGGGTTATTCAAGTAAAAATAATCCAGTACAAATTCTAGTTGCTAAATTGTTTAAAATGCATAGTCATGCATTAAAAAGAAATTCTGAAAGTTATCTTTTTTATTATAAAGATGTTTTGGAACTTCTCTCAAATCCAATCATTGAGACTTATGTTAATGCATCAGATTTAATTAACCTGATTAAAAAGAATAACTACACATTCATAACACATAATAGGGTAACAAGCCTTAAGGAAGATAGAAACATTTTTTTTAATATAATCTTTAAGAAATGGGATGAAAAACCTCTCGAAATTCTTCAAAACATAAAAGAATTATTATTGTTGATTAAAGATGAGCTTAATCATGAAAAAGAAGAAGATAAACTGGTTAAAACTTTTCTTTATTCTATTTTCAAAACAATAAATCAATTGATGTCATACTGCTCGAAGAATAGTTATGTGAACTCAGTTGAAATACTTCAAAGTCTCTATAAACAAGTTGTTGATTTAAGTGAAGTGTCTTTTGAAGGAGAACCACTGTTAGGTTTACAAGTTATGGGGGTTTTAGAAAGTCGTGTTTTAGATTTTGAAACCGTTATAATTACGTCAATGAATGAAGGCAAATTCCCTTCGGGGAAGTCTAATAATTCGTTTATCCCGTATGATATAAAACGAGAAATTGGATTGCCTACATTTAAAGAAAAAGATGCTATTTATTCATATCATTTTTACCATTTATTACTTAGAGCAAAAAATATTTATTTACTATACAATACAGAAAATGAAGGTTTAGATGGAGGAGAAAAAAGTAGATTTATTACACAATTGGAAGTTGAGAAAAGAAACAGTCATACTATTTCACATCGAATAATTCAGCCATTTATTCCTAATATTGCCTATCAAAGTATGGAGATTGGTAAAACGGAATTGGTTTTACAGCGTCTCAAACAAATTGCAACTGAAAAAGGTTTTTCTCCATCAGCTTTAACAACTTATATTCGTAATCCTATTCAATTTTATTTTCAAAGAGTATTATCGATAAGAGAAGTTGAGGAAGTTGAGGAGAATATTGCTCTAAACACTTTAGGAACAATCATTCATGGTGCTTTAGAAGAATTATATAAGCCTTATTTAAACCAATTTTTATCAGTTAATATAATTGACCAAATGATTGCTTCGGCAAATAATGAAATTGAAAAACAATTTAAAGAAGTTTATAAGGAAGGAGAGATAAAAAAAGGTAAAAATCTACTAGCTTTTGAAGTTGCTAAACGTAATATTTATAATTTTTTAAACGATGAAAAAAAGACAATTGAAAACGGTGACGCTGTAAAAATTCTTGGTTTAGAAGTTTCACTTGAAAGATATTTGGATGACGCTCGATTACCATATCCTGTAAAAATTGCTGGTAATGTTGATCGAATTGAAATTCGAAATGCTAAATTAAGAATCATAGATTATAAAACTGGGAAAGTAGAAGCGAGAAGTCTTCAATTAAAAGACTGGACTGGACTTACCACAGATATAAAAAACGATAAAATTATTCAGCTTTTATGTTATGCTTTTATGTTTGAAGAGAAAGCTAAAGATCTTGAAGTTGAAGTAGGAATTGTGTCTTTTAAAAATATGAAATCAGGTTTTATGCCTTTTGGGATTAAAGAAGGAAGAGAACTTGATTCGAAAATAACTTCTGACACATTAGAAGACTTTAAAAAGGAACTTATAGAACTAATTTTGGAGATTTTGAATCCTGAAATTGATTTCAAAGAGAACGTTTAA
- a CDS encoding OmpA family protein has product MKHLNKLFVSMLMVAGLSANAQSSDNPWAISFGANAVDTRTSAGVKDANIKDHFSQFFNVKENWNIIPSVSYLTVSRNVGGNFSVGVTGSVNKISKWVNWVGPSANSVETFNPGDLMYYGADAKVAYSLKNLIGIKWFDPSVHIGGGYTWLDKQSAGNANAGAGLTFWFTEQVGLSLSSTYKKAFTDRNNTDGSLDVPSVFQHMAGLTFQFGGKDTDNDGIYDKDDACPDVKGLKEFQGCPDTDGDGIQDKEDGCPEVAGPKELNGCPDTDGDGIADKDDACPEVAGLANLQGCPDADGDGVADKNDKCPTVAGPRDNGGCPWPDTDGDSVLDKDDKCPDVKGTVANNGCPEVSEDVMKKLNDYAKTILFDTNKATFQQRTFPVLQAMVAILKEYPSSNFSIEGHTDSDGKDTANQKLSEIRAAAVVTYLVENGIEASRLSSAGFGESKPIASNKTKAGKAQNRRVEVKLVK; this is encoded by the coding sequence ATGAAACATCTTAACAAACTTTTTGTTTCCATGTTGATGGTAGCTGGTTTGAGTGCTAACGCACAAAGCAGTGATAATCCGTGGGCAATATCTTTCGGAGCTAATGCAGTAGACACTAGAACTAGTGCGGGTGTGAAAGATGCAAATATTAAAGACCACTTTTCACAATTTTTTAATGTTAAAGAAAACTGGAACATTATTCCTTCAGTTTCTTATTTAACTGTTTCAAGAAATGTTGGTGGAAATTTCTCAGTAGGTGTTACTGGGTCAGTTAACAAAATTTCTAAATGGGTTAACTGGGTTGGTCCTTCTGCAAACTCTGTAGAGACATTTAATCCTGGTGATTTAATGTACTACGGTGCTGATGCTAAAGTGGCGTACAGCTTAAAAAACTTAATCGGAATCAAATGGTTTGATCCTTCAGTTCATATTGGTGGAGGTTATACTTGGTTAGATAAGCAATCAGCAGGGAATGCTAATGCTGGAGCTGGTTTAACATTTTGGTTTACTGAGCAAGTAGGTTTATCATTAAGCTCAACTTATAAAAAAGCATTTACTGATAGAAATAATACGGATGGTTCGTTAGATGTTCCTTCAGTATTCCAACACATGGCTGGTCTTACTTTTCAATTCGGAGGTAAAGATACAGATAATGACGGTATCTACGATAAAGATGATGCTTGTCCAGATGTTAAAGGTTTGAAAGAATTCCAAGGTTGTCCTGATACAGACGGTGACGGTATTCAAGATAAAGAAGACGGTTGTCCTGAGGTAGCTGGTCCAAAAGAATTAAACGGTTGTCCTGACACTGATGGTGATGGTATTGCTGATAAAGATGATGCTTGTCCTGAAGTTGCTGGTTTAGCTAACTTACAAGGTTGTCCTGATGCTGACGGTGACGGTGTTGCAGACAAAAATGATAAATGTCCTACTGTAGCAGGTCCTAGAGATAACGGTGGTTGTCCATGGCCAGATACTGATGGTGACTCAGTTCTTGACAAAGATGACAAATGTCCAGATGTTAAAGGTACTGTAGCTAATAATGGTTGTCCTGAAGTGAGCGAAGACGTAATGAAAAAATTAAACGACTACGCTAAAACTATCTTATTTGATACTAATAAAGCTACTTTCCAACAAAGAACTTTCCCTGTGTTACAAGCTATGGTTGCTATCTTAAAAGAGTACCCATCTTCTAACTTCTCTATCGAAGGTCACACAGATTCAGATGGTAAAGATACTGCTAACCAAAAATTATCAGAAATTAGAGCTGCTGCTGTTGTTACTTACTTAGTAGAAAACGGTATTGAAGCTTCAAGATTATCTTCTGCTGGTTTTGGTGAGTCTAAACCAATCGCTTCTAACAAAACTAAAGCTGGTAAAGCTCAAAATAGAAGAGTTGAAGTGAAATTAGTAAAATAA
- a CDS encoding succinate dehydrogenase cytochrome b subunit, with amino-acid sequence MAKSALLKSSLAKKYWMALTGLFLCLFLTGHLLGNLQLLAGNSPEAALKFNKYALFMTTNPAVKILSYLTYISIIFHAIDGIMLAFQNKAARPVAYAMNKPQVNSSFASRNMAVLGTVILVFIVTHMVSFWARMHFDEKMPLQKMTIAVQPGMNQDFYLTTDGGYVPVNDPTYVVKNRTEIYEANANVKVKEAYKDLHKITFDFFREPQYGLVFTILYVLSMVVLAFHLLHGFQSAFQSLGVNNKFTPAIKMLGTGFAIIVPLLFAIIPLFIHFTK; translated from the coding sequence ATGGCAAAATCTGCGCTTTTAAAGTCATCTTTAGCAAAAAAATACTGGATGGCTCTTACAGGTTTATTTTTATGCTTGTTTTTGACGGGACATTTATTGGGAAATCTTCAGTTATTAGCTGGGAATTCACCAGAAGCAGCTTTAAAATTTAATAAGTATGCTTTGTTCATGACTACAAATCCAGCAGTAAAAATTCTTTCTTACTTAACTTACATCTCTATTATCTTTCATGCAATCGACGGGATTATGCTTGCTTTTCAAAACAAAGCAGCTCGTCCAGTGGCTTACGCAATGAATAAGCCTCAAGTGAACAGTAGTTTTGCTTCAAGGAATATGGCGGTGTTGGGAACTGTAATTTTAGTATTCATTGTAACTCATATGGTAAGTTTTTGGGCTAGAATGCATTTTGATGAAAAAATGCCATTGCAAAAAATGACAATTGCAGTCCAGCCAGGAATGAATCAGGATTTTTACCTTACTACAGATGGTGGATATGTTCCTGTTAACGATCCTACTTATGTGGTTAAAAATAGAACTGAAATCTATGAGGCTAATGCAAACGTAAAAGTAAAAGAAGCGTATAAAGACCTACATAAAATCACTTTCGATTTCTTTAGAGAGCCACAATATGGTTTGGTATTTACAATTTTATATGTGCTTTCTATGGTTGTTTTGGCATTCCATTTACTTCATGGTTTCCAAAGTGCATTTCAGTCATTGGGAGTTAATAATAAATTCACACCAGCAATTAAAATGTTAGGAACAGGATTTGCGATTATAGTACCTTTATTATTTGCAATTATTCCTCTTTTCATCCACTTTACAAAATAA